The following are encoded in a window of uncultured Ilyobacter sp. genomic DNA:
- the dusB gene encoding tRNA dihydrouridine synthase DusB has translation MKIYVAPMAGVTDYTYRRIMKEFHPDLLFTEMISVNAVEMANGKTINKMLRLLPDDAVQIFGKDIEIMKNSAKYVESLGVKHIDVNMGCPVPKIIKNGYGSAMLGDPDHARKMMLELRSCLKPETKLSMKIRIGYKNHKDPLKFAKIAEESGCEHITIHGRTKEQMYSGTADWDVIKYVKSQVNIPVIGNGDIFTPEDAYEKAMYSKVDGVMLARGIYGNPWLIQQVREIFEDGKVTTVPSTNDKIEMAIKHVKYAREDHPEREFYFEIRKHLCWYIKGLKNATHGKNLINRSESYEEILEILENLRKANIQKNEDGISDEQ, from the coding sequence ATGAAGATTTACGTTGCACCTATGGCCGGGGTGACAGATTATACTTACAGAAGAATAATGAAAGAGTTTCATCCCGATCTATTGTTTACAGAGATGATCAGTGTGAATGCCGTAGAGATGGCCAATGGAAAAACCATAAATAAAATGCTGAGACTCCTTCCTGATGATGCAGTTCAGATTTTCGGGAAAGATATAGAAATAATGAAAAACAGTGCCAAATATGTGGAGAGTCTAGGTGTAAAACATATAGATGTAAATATGGGGTGTCCTGTACCAAAAATAATAAAAAATGGCTATGGCTCTGCCATGCTTGGAGATCCAGACCATGCAAGAAAAATGATGCTAGAGCTTCGTAGCTGCCTAAAACCTGAGACAAAGCTATCTATGAAGATAAGAATAGGCTATAAAAATCACAAGGACCCTCTGAAATTTGCAAAAATAGCCGAGGAATCCGGGTGTGAGCATATAACCATCCACGGAAGAACAAAAGAACAAATGTACTCAGGAACTGCAGACTGGGATGTGATAAAATATGTGAAGTCCCAGGTGAATATTCCCGTGATAGGCAATGGAGATATATTTACTCCAGAAGATGCCTATGAAAAAGCTATGTATTCTAAGGTGGACGGTGTGATGCTAGCTAGGGGAATATATGGGAATCCATGGCTCATACAGCAAGTGAGGGAGATATTTGAAGATGGCAAGGTGACAACTGTACCCAGTACTAATGATAAGATAGAGATGGCCATAAAACATGTAAAATATGCCAGAGAGGATCACCCAGAGAGGGAGTTTTATTTTGAGATAAGAAAACACCTGTGCTGGTATATAAAGGGTCTGAAGAATGCAACTCATGGGAAAAATCTAATAAACAGATCTGAATCTTACGAGGAGATTCTGGAAATACTTGAAAATCTAAGAAAAGCAAAT
- a CDS encoding outer membrane beta-barrel protein, producing MNWKKILIIAGLAGMVANTAMAAQGDTSIIPQLKLGAGEADAGSIFGQSLGDEDINLYGVSADFLYGVNDNFEAGVGLGIDKIEFDDSDELDFTTFNLYGVGRYNFNTTNGYTPYVSGKLGYKWGDEDASFTGGGVTGKVEIEAGPFVGIAAGVEYNNFNFEIGYEHTAGELDASGTSGIISISDSTDVDYDIFYMAVGYRFNQ from the coding sequence ATGAATTGGAAAAAAATATTAATTATTGCAGGTTTAGCTGGAATGGTCGCCAACACAGCTATGGCGGCTCAAGGAGATACTTCAATCATCCCCCAACTAAAACTTGGGGCAGGAGAGGCAGATGCTGGTAGTATTTTCGGACAAAGTTTAGGGGATGAAGATATAAATCTTTATGGAGTGTCTGCGGATTTTCTATACGGAGTTAATGATAATTTTGAAGCAGGTGTGGGTCTTGGAATAGATAAAATTGAATTTGATGATTCTGATGAACTTGATTTTACAACATTTAATCTATATGGTGTGGGTAGATACAACTTTAACACTACCAATGGATATACACCGTATGTTTCAGGAAAATTAGGTTATAAATGGGGCGATGAAGATGCTAGTTTTACAGGCGGGGGAGTAACTGGTAAGGTGGAAATCGAGGCAGGCCCTTTTGTTGGAATCGCAGCTGGGGTAGAATATAATAATTTTAATTTTGAAATAGGTTATGAGCACACAGCTGGGGAGTTAGATGCATCTGGCACTAGTGGAATTATAAGTATTAGCGATAGCACAGATGTCGATTATGATATATTTTACATGGCTGTAGGATACCGATTTAATCAATAA
- a CDS encoding YhdH/YhfP family quinone oxidoreductase: MKKFRAVRIFEENGKFIKKIVERDISELPEGEVLIKVRYSSLNYKDALSCIGNKGITRKFPHTPGIDAAGIVVESESKEFEEGDEVLAIGYDLGMNTDGGFGEYIRVPVDWVVKRPEKLTLKEAMIYGTAGYTAGQSVYELVSSGVKPEDGEILVSGATGGVGSHSVRFLSKLGYDVVAVVNGETEEKTAIAMGAKRVISREEAVENSDKALLSQKWAGAIDTVGGATLSTMVRSIKFGGTVTTCGNVTGAEMPGITVFPFILRAVKLIGIASAYSSKERRKTVWEKLADEWKSEKLHMGIKEVGLDGILQEVDNMLDAKLVGRVILVHAE, encoded by the coding sequence ATGAAAAAATTTAGAGCTGTGAGGATATTCGAAGAAAATGGTAAATTTATAAAAAAGATAGTTGAGAGGGATATATCGGAGCTTCCTGAGGGAGAGGTCTTGATAAAAGTCAGATACTCGTCGTTGAATTACAAAGATGCCCTCTCATGTATTGGAAATAAAGGTATAACCAGAAAATTCCCTCATACTCCAGGAATAGATGCAGCTGGAATAGTTGTGGAGTCGGAATCAAAAGAGTTTGAAGAGGGAGATGAGGTACTAGCTATAGGGTACGATCTAGGTATGAATACAGACGGAGGATTCGGGGAGTATATCAGAGTACCTGTTGACTGGGTAGTTAAGAGGCCGGAGAAACTTACCCTGAAAGAAGCTATGATTTACGGAACAGCAGGTTATACTGCAGGGCAGTCGGTGTATGAACTGGTAAGTTCTGGAGTGAAACCTGAAGATGGAGAGATCCTGGTGAGCGGTGCTACAGGAGGTGTGGGAAGTCACTCAGTGAGATTCCTATCAAAACTTGGATATGATGTAGTGGCCGTTGTAAATGGTGAAACTGAAGAAAAGACGGCTATTGCCATGGGGGCAAAGAGAGTAATATCCAGAGAAGAGGCAGTAGAAAACAGTGACAAAGCTCTCTTGAGTCAAAAATGGGCAGGTGCAATAGACACTGTTGGTGGTGCTACACTTTCTACTATGGTGAGATCAATAAAATTTGGAGGAACAGTAACTACCTGTGGGAATGTAACGGGGGCTGAGATGCCTGGTATAACAGTGTTCCCATTTATTTTGAGAGCTGTAAAGCTTATCGGGATAGCTTCTGCTTACTCATCTAAAGAGAGAAGAAAAACAGTATGGGAAAAACTGGCAGATGAGTGGAAGAGTGAGAAACTTCATATGGGAATCAAAGAAGTAGGCCTCGATGGAATCCTTCAAGAGGTGGATAATATGCTTGATGCAAAACTAGTGGGTAGAGTAATACTGGTACATGCAGAATAG
- a CDS encoding Spo0B domain-containing protein, translating into MEKDMILENIKEGVIALNSKDEIEYMNKSALYILRDNDREKVGKALINFEKKRIPYHNREFILCNKKIFINLVPIKKEEEYMGSVITFVGQNEMNSIAREITGIDQVINSLRASVHEFKNKLHVVMGFIQMKEYTEAKDYIMKLQREENKNFSLVSAVEDHYINAILLSKGSIARENRIDFKIESASNLEETHGIISSDDLVVIVGNLLDNAFEACMIFEESENQVMIFAC; encoded by the coding sequence ATGGAAAAAGATATGATTCTTGAAAATATAAAAGAGGGAGTGATAGCTTTAAATTCAAAGGATGAGATAGAGTATATGAATAAAAGTGCCCTCTATATACTGAGAGATAATGACAGAGAAAAAGTAGGTAAAGCACTTATAAATTTTGAAAAGAAGAGAATACCCTACCATAACAGGGAGTTTATACTGTGCAATAAGAAAATCTTTATAAACCTTGTACCCATAAAAAAAGAAGAAGAGTACATGGGCTCAGTAATAACTTTTGTGGGTCAGAACGAGATGAACAGCATAGCCAGAGAGATAACCGGTATAGATCAGGTGATAAACAGCTTGAGAGCCAGCGTTCATGAGTTTAAAAACAAACTTCATGTTGTCATGGGATTTATTCAGATGAAGGAGTATACTGAGGCTAAAGATTACATAATGAAGCTTCAGCGTGAGGAAAATAAAAATTTTTCACTGGTAAGTGCAGTGGAGGATCATTATATAAATGCAATTCTGCTCTCTAAGGGAAGTATAGCAAGGGAGAACAGAATAGATTTCAAGATTGAAAGTGCTTCGAATTTAGAAGAAACACACGGAATAATATCTAGTGATGATCTTGTTGTTATAGTGGGAAATCTTTTGGACAATGCTTTTGAGGCGTGTATGATTTTCGAAGAGTCTGAGAATCAGGTGATGATCTTTGCCTGTTAA
- a CDS encoding DMT family transporter, with product MKQPNNSTYLGAIKSALDKNIMVISSIFFSGAFIAGKFSIMEFPVFSLTFFRFLIASIILFLVMYLRGEDLKISKSEIPHVIILSLLGMVGYHVFFFTALKYTSSVNTSLIAASNPIMTTVLASIFLKEKVPLKAAFGIVISFIGVAVIVTNGSYEILRNMDFNIGDLYMLIAVLSFSCYFILLKNVLNRIPPMKLTAYVFLFCVLILSPLVIMENPTSYMGNVTLKGWGSLLYMATFASVIAYMLQQVSVKRIGPSKTSLYINLIPLFSMIMAYFILGEKITVQKVLAAIMIISGVIVTLKSKNISK from the coding sequence ATGAAACAGCCTAACAACAGTACATATTTAGGAGCAATAAAATCAGCCCTCGACAAAAATATAATGGTAATATCCTCTATATTTTTCTCAGGTGCCTTTATTGCCGGAAAATTTTCTATAATGGAATTTCCCGTTTTCTCCCTGACATTTTTCAGATTTCTGATCGCAAGTATAATACTTTTCCTTGTAATGTATCTCAGGGGAGAAGATTTAAAAATATCAAAATCGGAAATTCCTCATGTGATTATCCTGTCTCTTCTCGGTATGGTGGGTTATCACGTATTTTTCTTCACTGCACTGAAGTATACATCTAGCGTAAACACTTCTCTTATTGCTGCATCAAACCCCATAATGACAACGGTACTCGCATCCATATTTTTAAAAGAAAAAGTTCCTCTGAAGGCCGCCTTCGGTATAGTTATTTCCTTTATAGGGGTTGCAGTAATAGTTACCAACGGCTCTTATGAAATTTTGAGAAATATGGATTTTAATATCGGAGACCTCTATATGCTGATAGCTGTTCTGTCGTTCTCATGTTATTTTATACTTCTAAAAAACGTGCTGAACAGAATTCCTCCCATGAAGCTGACTGCCTATGTTTTTCTGTTTTGCGTTTTGATTCTTTCACCTCTGGTAATCATGGAAAATCCCACTTCCTATATGGGCAATGTTACATTAAAAGGCTGGGGAAGCCTTCTTTACATGGCAACATTTGCATCTGTAATAGCCTATATGCTGCAGCAGGTTTCGGTGAAAAGGATCGGGCCATCAAAGACCTCTCTTTACATTAACCTGATTCCTCTTTTCTCCATGATAATGGCCTACTTTATTCTTGGGGAAAAGATTACAGTTCAGAAAGTTCTTGCAGCTATTATGATCATCTCAGGAGTCATTGTCACCTTAAAGAGCAAAAATATCTCTAAATAA
- the gltX gene encoding glutamate--tRNA ligase, with product MERRVRTRIAPSPTGDPHVGTAYIGLFNLAFAKKNDGDFILRIEDTDQERSTRESEEMIFETLKWLDINYSEGPDEGGEYGPYRQSERFHLYGDYARELVEKGEAYYCFCTRDRLDKLRERQKAMGKAPGYDGHCRSLSADDIKAKLEAGEEYVIRLKMPYEGTTVIKDRLRGDIVFENDKIDDQILLKGDGFPTYHLANVVDDYLMQITHVIRAEEWIASTPKHIQLYKAFGWESPEFIHMPLLRNSDRTKISKRKNPVSLNWYKEQGYLKEGLINFLGLMGYSFSDNREIFTLQEFIDNFDINHVSLGGPVFDLVKLGWVNNQHMRMKDLDELTDLAIPFFKEQNYIGEEVSEKEYNAVKRIVEILREGTHFLKELAENAAIYYHDDYDLPVADDEMNKKERKSIERMYSVINDEAGKASIKNFMDKMEKSGEELTEEEAKTLLNETLNEIGEGPGKVLMPLRVVITGQARGAELYQVISIIGRDRTLERIKNMVKKYNLF from the coding sequence ATGGAAAGAAGAGTCAGAACTAGAATAGCCCCTTCTCCTACAGGAGACCCTCATGTTGGAACAGCCTATATAGGGTTGTTTAACTTAGCTTTTGCTAAAAAAAATGATGGAGATTTCATACTGAGAATAGAGGATACAGATCAGGAAAGATCCACAAGAGAATCTGAAGAGATGATATTTGAAACATTAAAATGGCTAGATATAAATTATAGTGAAGGACCTGACGAGGGCGGAGAATACGGTCCTTACAGACAGTCAGAGAGATTCCACCTTTACGGAGATTATGCAAGAGAGTTAGTAGAGAAAGGGGAGGCTTACTACTGCTTCTGTACCAGAGATAGACTAGATAAATTAAGAGAAAGACAAAAAGCCATGGGGAAAGCTCCTGGGTATGACGGACACTGTAGATCCCTGTCAGCAGACGATATCAAGGCAAAATTAGAAGCCGGAGAAGAATATGTAATAAGACTGAAGATGCCTTATGAAGGGACTACGGTAATAAAAGACAGATTAAGAGGAGATATAGTTTTTGAAAACGACAAAATAGACGACCAGATTCTCTTAAAGGGTGACGGATTTCCGACTTATCACCTAGCAAACGTAGTGGATGATTATCTCATGCAGATAACTCATGTAATAAGAGCTGAAGAGTGGATAGCCTCTACTCCGAAACATATACAACTGTACAAGGCTTTCGGTTGGGAATCACCGGAATTCATCCATATGCCACTACTTAGAAACTCAGACAGAACAAAGATATCTAAAAGAAAAAACCCGGTGTCTCTAAACTGGTATAAGGAGCAGGGGTACTTAAAAGAGGGGTTGATAAACTTCTTGGGATTAATGGGATACTCTTTTTCAGACAACAGAGAGATATTTACACTTCAGGAGTTTATAGACAACTTTGATATAAACCATGTGTCTCTTGGTGGACCTGTATTTGATCTTGTAAAACTAGGTTGGGTAAATAACCAGCATATGAGGATGAAGGACTTAGATGAGCTTACTGACCTTGCAATCCCTTTCTTTAAAGAACAAAACTATATAGGGGAAGAGGTTTCTGAAAAAGAATATAATGCTGTAAAAAGAATAGTGGAGATTTTGAGAGAGGGGACACATTTCTTAAAGGAGCTTGCAGAAAATGCAGCCATCTACTATCACGACGACTACGACCTTCCTGTGGCTGATGATGAGATGAACAAAAAAGAGAGAAAATCCATAGAGAGAATGTACAGTGTAATAAATGATGAGGCTGGAAAGGCATCTATTAAGAATTTCATGGATAAAATGGAAAAGAGCGGAGAAGAGCTTACAGAAGAAGAGGCAAAGACCCTTCTAAATGAGACTCTAAATGAGATAGGAGAGGGACCTGGTAAGGTACTCATGCCTCTAAGAGTAGTTATCACTGGACAGGCTAGAGGAGCTGAGCTTTATCAGGTGATATCGATCATCGGAAGAGACAGAACTCTTGAAAGAATAAAGAATATGGTTAAAAAATATAATCTGTTTTAA
- the prfB gene encoding peptide chain release factor 2 (programmed frameshift), translating to MDILDLKREHSQHIEKIEEIRGSLDLVGKENKIKELEKETLKDGFWNDKRESEKLIKEMNGLKEIIGEYRSIEKLSDEVSVLLEFVEMGEEEFIEELEMKHKGLDKVIGAFDVKLLLDGEYDASNAIVTIHSGAGGTEACDWADMLYRMYSRWCNNKGYKITELDFMPGEMVGIKSITFLIEGMRAYGYMKNEKGIHRLVRISPFDANKKRHTSFASVDVMPEVDEATDIEINTGDLKIDTYRASGAGGQHVNTTDSAVRITHLPSGVVVTCQRERSQLQNRETAMKLLKSKLLEIEMKKREDELKKIQGEQSDIGWGSQIRSYVFQPYTLVKDHRTLVESGNIKAVMDGDIDDFINGHLRWMKR from the exons ATGGATATTTTGGATCTAAAAAGAGAACATTCTCAGCACATTGAGAAAATAGAAGAAATTAGGGGGTCACTT GACCTTGTAGGGAAAGAAAATAAGATAAAAGAACTTGAAAAAGAGACATTAAAGGACGGCTTTTGGAATGACAAGAGGGAGAGTGAAAAGCTCATAAAGGAGATGAACGGCCTAAAAGAGATCATAGGGGAATACCGTTCTATCGAAAAGCTTTCTGATGAAGTGTCTGTTCTCCTTGAATTTGTAGAAATGGGTGAGGAGGAGTTCATAGAGGAGCTAGAGATGAAACACAAGGGTCTGGACAAAGTTATAGGGGCCTTTGATGTAAAGCTTCTCCTAGATGGTGAATATGATGCTAGTAATGCTATAGTCACTATTCACTCTGGTGCCGGAGGAACAGAGGCCTGTGACTGGGCCGATATGCTCTATAGGATGTATTCTAGATGGTGCAACAATAAAGGCTACAAGATAACTGAGCTTGACTTTATGCCGGGAGAAATGGTGGGAATAAAATCTATAACCTTCCTTATAGAGGGGATGAGGGCTTACGGATACATGAAAAACGAAAAGGGAATACACAGACTTGTGAGAATATCACCTTTTGATGCAAATAAGAAGAGACACACCTCATTTGCTTCTGTAGATGTAATGCCAGAAGTAGACGAGGCCACAGATATAGAGATAAACACTGGGGACCTAAAAATAGATACTTACAGAGCGAGTGGAGCTGGTGGACAGCATGTAAATACAACAGATTCCGCAGTGAGGATAACACATCTTCCAAGCGGAGTGGTAGTGACGTGTCAGAGGGAAAGGTCGCAGCTTCAAAACAGAGAAACAGCCATGAAGTTATTAAAATCAAAACTTCTTGAGATAGAAATGAAAAAAAGAGAAGATGAACTTAAAAAAATACAGGGTGAACAGAGTGATATAGGCTGGGGAAGCCAAATTAGATCTTATGTATTTCAACCTTACACACTGGTGAAAGATCACAGAACCCTCGTAGAATCAGGAAACATAAAAGCTGTGATGGACGGAGATATAGATGACTTTATCAACGGACATCTGAGATGGATGAAAAGATAA
- a CDS encoding NAD(P)H-dependent oxidoreductase subunit E, whose translation MNELEDKRDEIQVLNFVIREIGYIPLEVQEFIADKTGLFLVTIQNAIDFFPRYKSTIDSTVEIKVCNGIGCSGRGGLLVLEEIKEVLAIEVEETTKDGKSRLTAQRCFGQCANGPNVNIGGEFYNNFTTEKLEKLIKTNVK comes from the coding sequence ATAAATGAACTGGAAGATAAAAGAGATGAGATACAGGTTCTGAATTTTGTAATTCGAGAGATAGGTTATATCCCTTTGGAAGTCCAAGAATTTATAGCAGATAAAACAGGGCTTTTTTTGGTGACCATCCAGAATGCTATTGATTTCTTTCCAAGATATAAATCGACTATCGATAGCACAGTGGAGATAAAAGTGTGCAACGGTATTGGATGCAGTGGAAGAGGAGGCCTTCTGGTTCTAGAGGAGATAAAAGAGGTACTCGCTATAGAGGTCGAGGAAACCACAAAAGACGGGAAGTCCAGACTGACTGCTCAGAGATGTTTTGGTCAGTGTGCAAATGGTCCAAATGTGAATATAGGGGGAGAATTCTATAACAATTTTACCACTGAAAAGTTGGAAAAACTGATTAAAACAAATGTTAAATAG
- the acpS gene encoding holo-ACP synthase, with the protein MEIIGIGNDIVEIDRIKKAIVKNPKFKEKIYTYEEIDYLEKKSDPYPGYAGRFAAKEAVSKAMGTGVRGFKLCDIEILNDALGKPEVRFYGVLEEKYKEFRVMLTISHSREYATAVAILFNCF; encoded by the coding sequence ATGGAGATAATAGGTATCGGAAATGACATAGTAGAGATAGACAGGATAAAAAAGGCGATAGTTAAAAATCCTAAATTCAAAGAGAAAATTTACACTTATGAAGAGATAGATTATCTTGAAAAGAAATCTGATCCTTATCCAGGTTATGCAGGCAGATTTGCTGCAAAAGAAGCGGTATCTAAGGCCATGGGTACAGGAGTCAGGGGATTTAAACTTTGTGATATAGAGATATTAAACGACGCTCTCGGAAAACCTGAAGTAAGATTTTATGGAGTGCTAGAAGAAAAATATAAAGAGTTCAGAGTGATGCTCACGATATCCCACTCTAGAGAGTACGCTACAGCAGTGGCGATTTTGTTTAATTGTTTTTAA
- a CDS encoding methyltransferase domain-containing protein, with protein sequence MGLLVCPICRKELLKEGRSYKCRNNHNYDMAKQGYLNLLLASKKKSKNPGDDREMVESRKRFLEGGFYRKISEKVNETILDISDNEKEIKILDIGCGEGYYTNRLKNCLEKEGKIVEIVGIDISKEAVMAASKSYKGIFWCVASGGELPIEDRSLDFVLCMFSRIVPEEYSRVIRDDEYLVIASTGEEHLLEMKHVLYKDVKTDFYRPEKHLTDFFELEDTVNIKYTEIIRGKDNIKSLFDMTPYKWRSPKEGVARLYLLEELSVTIDVNLDIFRKKI encoded by the coding sequence ATGGGATTATTGGTCTGCCCTATTTGCAGAAAGGAACTTCTAAAAGAGGGAAGAAGTTATAAATGCAGGAACAATCACAATTATGATATGGCAAAACAGGGTTACTTGAATCTGCTTTTAGCTAGCAAAAAGAAATCTAAAAATCCTGGTGACGACAGGGAGATGGTAGAGAGCAGAAAACGTTTTCTAGAAGGGGGATTTTACAGAAAAATATCTGAGAAGGTAAATGAGACGATACTTGATATTTCAGATAATGAAAAAGAAATTAAGATATTGGACATAGGCTGCGGAGAGGGGTATTATACAAATCGACTGAAAAACTGCCTCGAAAAAGAAGGGAAAATAGTGGAAATTGTCGGTATTGATATATCTAAAGAAGCAGTTATGGCGGCGAGTAAAAGTTATAAAGGTATATTTTGGTGTGTGGCAAGCGGTGGGGAACTACCTATAGAAGATAGATCCTTGGACTTTGTGCTGTGTATGTTTTCAAGGATAGTGCCTGAGGAGTACAGCAGGGTAATAAGAGATGACGAATATCTTGTGATAGCATCTACAGGCGAGGAGCATCTCTTGGAGATGAAACATGTACTATACAAAGATGTAAAAACAGATTTTTATAGGCCTGAAAAACATCTTACAGATTTTTTTGAACTAGAAGATACTGTGAACATCAAATACACAGAAATTATAAGAGGGAAAGATAATATAAAGAGTCTTTTTGATATGACTCCTTACAAGTGGAGAAGTCCTAAAGAGGGAGTGGCCAGACTTTACCTACTAGAGGAGCTAAGTGTTACAATTGATGTAAACCTAGATATCTTTAGGAAAAAAATCTAG
- a CDS encoding TatD family hydrolase, with protein MKLIDSHCHLDNEKFQDDRDEVIEKIREQLEFAVNIGYDLKSSEESIKLAEEHDFIYAVTGIHPTDITGYNKEMEKAVEKMARHPKVLAVGEIGLDYHWMTESKERQQEIFRSQIEIAKRVGKPIVVHTRDAMHDTLEILKDYPEVTGILHCYPGSYESALEVMDNYYFGVGGVITFKNARKLVEAVREIPLEKLLVETDCPYLTPEPYRGKRNEPVYVEYVARKIAEIKGVDYEEVVKITNKNTKLAYKMIKG; from the coding sequence ATGAAACTTATAGATTCCCATTGCCATCTTGATAATGAAAAATTTCAAGATGACAGAGATGAAGTTATAGAAAAAATAAGGGAGCAACTGGAGTTTGCAGTAAATATAGGATATGATCTGAAAAGTTCTGAAGAGAGTATAAAACTTGCAGAGGAACATGATTTTATATATGCAGTGACAGGAATCCATCCTACAGATATAACTGGATATAATAAAGAGATGGAGAAAGCAGTAGAAAAAATGGCTAGACATCCTAAAGTCCTGGCTGTTGGTGAGATAGGTCTTGACTACCATTGGATGACTGAATCTAAGGAGAGGCAGCAAGAGATATTTAGGAGTCAGATAGAGATTGCTAAAAGAGTCGGTAAGCCTATAGTTGTCCACACAAGAGATGCAATGCATGATACCCTTGAGATACTGAAAGATTACCCTGAAGTAACTGGAATACTTCACTGTTATCCAGGGTCATACGAGAGTGCCCTAGAGGTAATGGACAACTATTATTTTGGAGTAGGGGGAGTGATTACCTTTAAGAATGCAAGAAAATTGGTGGAGGCTGTAAGGGAGATCCCCCTTGAGAAACTCTTGGTGGAGACAGACTGTCCATACTTAACTCCTGAACCTTATAGGGGCAAGAGGAATGAACCTGTCTATGTGGAATACGTGGCACGAAAAATAGCTGAGATAAAAGGTGTAGACTACGAAGAGGTTGTAAAAATCACCAATAAAAATACTAAATTAGCTTATAAAATGATAAAGGGGTAA
- a CDS encoding MATE family efflux transporter, producing the protein MDLTKGDIGQAVKKVAIPSSVGFLFNTLFNVVDSIYTGYIGPEALAGLAMSFPVFFILISLGSGIGTGVTAILSNFIGEKSCEKARVTGRDALTLGVIFAVFITLVGIGVDGPLFRYMGGTEASVFYGEKYTTWIFVGSVFFVMNMVFNGILSSQGDTKSYRNFLIIGFLANIVLDPFFIFVLKMSTDGVAIATVLVQIIGNFYLYKRVRMSQLFSGFEYKLCRPHMENYKNILSQGIPASLNMMTIALGIFVINYFVIKQAGDMAVAAYGISTRIEQMALLPAIGLNIAALSIAGQSYGAGETERVMAVYKKTLKYGLVIMTTAIFVILPLSKYLLQIFTRNSEIIKYGMSYFRVEVLVFNSYIFLNISVSILQGLKRPKFAIVIGLYRQFIMPLLLFPIFTRMTGSVTGIWWGIFTINWSAAIIAVFYVNFVYKKILLSKEKKM; encoded by the coding sequence GTGGATCTTACAAAGGGAGATATAGGCCAGGCAGTAAAAAAAGTAGCAATACCATCTAGCGTGGGGTTCCTTTTCAACACTCTTTTTAACGTGGTGGACAGTATATATACAGGTTATATAGGTCCAGAGGCGCTGGCAGGTCTGGCCATGTCTTTTCCCGTATTTTTTATTCTCATCTCCCTAGGTTCAGGTATAGGGACAGGGGTGACAGCAATTTTATCAAATTTCATAGGGGAAAAAAGCTGTGAGAAGGCAAGGGTCACAGGACGAGATGCTTTGACACTAGGAGTAATTTTTGCAGTTTTTATAACCTTAGTTGGCATAGGGGTGGACGGGCCTCTATTCAGATACATGGGAGGGACAGAAGCTTCTGTTTTTTACGGTGAAAAATATACCACTTGGATATTTGTGGGTTCAGTATTTTTTGTGATGAATATGGTATTTAATGGGATACTCTCTTCTCAGGGAGATACAAAATCCTACAGAAACTTTTTGATAATTGGATTCCTTGCAAACATAGTCCTAGATCCGTTTTTTATATTTGTACTCAAAATGTCTACAGACGGGGTGGCCATAGCAACAGTTCTTGTTCAAATAATAGGAAATTTCTATTTGTATAAAAGGGTGAGAATGTCTCAGCTTTTTTCTGGTTTTGAATATAAACTCTGCAGACCTCATATGGAAAATTATAAAAACATACTGTCTCAGGGGATTCCGGCAAGTCTCAATATGATGACCATAGCTCTCGGGATTTTTGTAATCAATTATTTTGTCATAAAACAGGCTGGAGATATGGCTGTGGCAGCCTACGGTATATCCACGAGGATAGAACAGATGGCCCTTTTACCGGCCATAGGTCTAAATATAGCCGCCCTCAGTATAGCAGGACAGAGTTATGGCGCAGGAGAGACTGAAAGGGTCATGGCGGTCTACAAAAAGACTCTTAAATATGGGCTAGTTATTATGACAACTGCGATATTTGTGATACTACCCCTGTCTAAATATTTACTTCAGATTTTTACAAGAAACAGTGAGATAATAAAATACGGCATGAGTTATTTCAGAGTGGAAGTTCTCGTGTTCAACTCCTATATTTTTCTGAACATTTCTGTATCAATACTGCAAGGGCTTAAAAGACCTAAATTTGCAATTGTCATAGGATTATACAGGCAGTTTATCATGCCACTCCTCCTTTTTCCTATATTTACCAGGATGACAGGGAGTGTCACAGGGATATGGTGGGGAATATTTACAATAAACTGGAGTGCAGCAATAATAGCAGTTTTTTACGTGAACTTTGTCTATAAAAAAATATTACTTTCCAAAGAAAAAAAAATGTGA